From the genome of Streptacidiphilus rugosus AM-16, one region includes:
- a CDS encoding beta-class carbonic anhydrase translates to MTTTPDAPHLGETSPTQEDGSPESIIDSFVARNRDYATQYRDGGMDARPVQRVAVVACMDARLDVHAALGLELGDCHIIRNAGGVVTDDTIRSLTVSQRALGTRSIALIHHTGCGLLSLTEDFRVDLEREVGIRPSWALESFTDLDQDVRQSMARVRTSPFLLHHEDIRGFVFDVHTGLLREIEP, encoded by the coding sequence ATGACCACGACGCCCGATGCCCCGCACCTCGGCGAGACGTCCCCGACCCAGGAGGACGGCTCCCCCGAGTCCATCATCGACAGCTTCGTCGCCCGCAACCGCGACTACGCCACCCAGTACCGCGACGGCGGCATGGACGCCCGCCCGGTCCAGCGCGTCGCCGTGGTGGCGTGCATGGACGCCCGCCTCGACGTGCACGCCGCGCTCGGCCTGGAGCTGGGCGACTGCCACATCATCCGCAACGCCGGGGGCGTGGTCACCGACGACACCATCCGCTCGTTGACGGTCAGCCAACGCGCACTCGGGACCCGCTCGATCGCCCTGATCCACCACACCGGCTGCGGCCTACTGAGCCTCACGGAGGACTTCCGGGTGGATCTCGAGCGTGAGGTCGGCATCCGCCCCTCCTGGGCGCTGGAGTCCTTCACCGATCTGGACCAGGACGTCCGCCAGTCGATGGCCAGGGTGCGCACCTCCCCCTTCCTCCTGCACCACGAGGACATCCGGGGATTCGTCTTCGACGTCCACACCGGTCTGCTGCGCGAGATCGAGCCGTAG
- the rsmH gene encoding 16S rRNA (cytosine(1402)-N(4))-methyltransferase RsmH, with protein sequence MSSAADNAKHVPVMLRRTLEVLAPALAAPGAVVVDATLGLGGHSEALLREFPEARLVAVDRDPEALRLAGERLAPFGERATLVHAVYDEIPEVLAGLGVDRIQGALFDLGVSSMQLDEADRGFAYAQDAPLDMRMDQTVGISAAEVLNTYSHGELARILKVYGEERFAGKIASVIVRERDKEPFARSARLVELVRNAIPAATRRTGGNPAKRTFQALRIEVNGELSVLERAIPGALDALAVGGRMVVLSYHSLEDRLVKGFFAQGAATTAPPGLPVVPEEHQPRLKLLTRGGAELPTEEELAENRRAKPVRMRAVERIRERAGQ encoded by the coding sequence ATGAGTTCCGCCGCGGACAACGCGAAGCACGTCCCGGTGATGCTCCGGCGCACCCTCGAGGTGCTGGCCCCCGCGCTGGCCGCGCCCGGCGCGGTCGTGGTCGACGCGACGCTCGGGCTCGGCGGCCACAGCGAGGCGCTGCTGCGCGAGTTCCCCGAGGCCCGCCTGGTCGCGGTCGACCGCGACCCCGAGGCGCTGCGCCTGGCGGGTGAACGGCTGGCCCCCTTCGGCGAGCGCGCGACGCTGGTGCACGCGGTCTACGACGAGATCCCCGAGGTGCTGGCCGGGCTCGGCGTCGACCGGATCCAGGGCGCCCTCTTCGACCTGGGCGTCTCCAGCATGCAGCTCGACGAGGCGGACCGCGGCTTCGCCTACGCGCAGGACGCGCCGCTGGACATGCGGATGGACCAGACGGTCGGGATCAGCGCGGCGGAGGTGCTGAACACCTACTCGCACGGCGAGCTCGCCCGCATCCTCAAGGTCTACGGCGAGGAGCGCTTCGCCGGGAAGATCGCCTCGGTGATCGTGCGGGAGCGGGACAAGGAACCGTTCGCCCGCAGCGCGCGTCTCGTGGAGTTGGTGCGCAACGCGATTCCCGCGGCGACGCGGCGGACCGGGGGCAACCCGGCGAAGCGCACCTTCCAGGCCCTGCGGATCGAGGTCAACGGGGAGTTGTCGGTGCTGGAACGGGCCATTCCCGGCGCGCTGGACGCCTTGGCGGTCGGCGGCCGGATGGTCGTGCTCTCGTACCACTCGCTGGAGGACCGGCTGGTGAAGGGGTTCTTCGCGCAGGGCGCGGCCACGACCGCCCCGCCCGGACTGCCGGTCGTGCCGGAGGAGCACCAGCCGAGACTCAAGCTGCTGACGCGCGGCGGCGCGGAGCTGCCGACCGAGGAGGAACTCGCCGAGAACCGCCGTGCCAAGCCGGTGCGGATGCGGGCGGTGGAGAGAATCAGGGAACGCGCCGGGCAGTGA
- a CDS encoding UDP-N-acetylmuramoyl-tripeptide--D-alanyl-D-alanine ligase: MIPLTLAEVAEATGGTLADTSDPTIRVTGPVVHDSRLVTPGALFVAVAGEHVDGHDYAARAVAESGAAAVLASRPVGVPAVVVDDVLDALARLAHAVTERLTDTTVVALTGSTGKTSTKDLIAQVLRTKGRTEYTEGSFNNEIGFPLTALKAQQDTEFLVLEMGARGKGHIAELCAITPPRIGLVINVGTAHLGEFGSREGIAQAKGEMVESLTAEGVAVLNGDDPLVRAMASRTVARVVYFGEAEDADVRAADVRLDAAGRASFTLSTRSGSAPVALQLYGEHHVANALAAAAVATECGMDVADIAAALGTAGSLSKWRMELTERSDGVTVINDAYNANPDSMRAALRALAAIGGRGPQGRRTWAVLGEMRELGEESFAEHDAVGRLAVRLNIAQLVAVGGREAACMELGARNEGSWGEESVLVPDADSAIELLREQVRPGDVVLVKASRSVGLEKVAAALLAEPLSAGEASS; the protein is encoded by the coding sequence GTGATCCCCCTCACCCTCGCTGAGGTGGCCGAGGCCACCGGAGGGACGCTCGCCGACACGTCCGACCCCACGATCCGGGTCACCGGCCCGGTGGTGCACGACTCGCGTCTGGTCACCCCGGGTGCGCTGTTCGTCGCCGTGGCCGGCGAGCATGTCGACGGCCACGACTACGCGGCGCGCGCCGTCGCGGAGTCCGGCGCGGCCGCGGTGCTCGCGAGCCGCCCGGTCGGCGTGCCGGCCGTCGTCGTCGACGACGTGCTCGACGCCCTGGCCAGGCTCGCCCACGCGGTCACCGAGCGGCTGACCGACACCACCGTCGTGGCGCTGACCGGTTCCACCGGCAAGACCAGCACCAAGGACCTGATCGCCCAGGTGCTGCGCACCAAGGGCCGCACCGAGTACACCGAGGGCTCGTTCAACAACGAGATCGGCTTCCCGCTGACCGCGCTGAAGGCGCAGCAGGACACCGAGTTCCTGGTGCTGGAGATGGGCGCGCGCGGCAAGGGCCACATCGCCGAGCTCTGCGCGATCACCCCGCCCAGGATCGGCCTGGTCATCAACGTCGGCACCGCGCACCTGGGCGAGTTCGGCAGCCGCGAGGGCATCGCCCAGGCCAAGGGCGAGATGGTCGAGTCGCTGACCGCCGAGGGCGTCGCGGTGCTGAACGGCGACGACCCGCTGGTGCGGGCGATGGCCTCGCGGACCGTCGCGCGGGTGGTGTACTTCGGCGAGGCCGAGGACGCCGACGTGCGCGCCGCGGACGTGCGGCTGGACGCCGCCGGGCGGGCCTCGTTCACCTTGAGCACACGCTCCGGTTCCGCGCCGGTCGCCCTGCAGCTCTACGGTGAGCACCACGTCGCCAACGCCCTCGCCGCCGCCGCGGTGGCCACCGAGTGCGGCATGGACGTCGCCGACATCGCGGCAGCCCTGGGCACGGCGGGAAGCCTGTCCAAGTGGCGGATGGAGCTGACGGAGCGTTCGGACGGCGTCACCGTGATCAACGACGCCTACAACGCCAACCCCGACTCGATGCGGGCCGCCCTGCGCGCGCTCGCGGCGATCGGCGGGAGGGGCCCCCAGGGCCGCCGCACCTGGGCGGTCCTGGGGGAGATGCGGGAACTCGGCGAGGAGTCCTTCGCCGAGCACGATGCCGTGGGCCGGCTCGCGGTCCGGCTGAACATCGCGCAGCTGGTGGCGGTGGGCGGCCGGGAGGCAGCCTGCATGGAGCTGGGCGCGAGGAACGAAGGTTCGTGGGGTGAGGAATCGGTGCTGGTGCCCGACGCGGATAGCGCGATCGAGCTGCTCCGGGAGCAGGTCCGACCGGGGGACGTGGTCCTCGTGAAGGCGTCCCGTTCGGTGGGCCTGGAGAAGGTCGCCGCCGCGCTGCTGGCTGAGCCGCTGTCGGCGGGGGAGGCGAGCAGCTGA
- a CDS encoding peptidoglycan D,D-transpeptidase FtsI family protein, translating into MLRLGEPRKRLRLMVVALGTVFALFFGRLVQIQFLDSTALADEASANRYVTTPLAAQRGAITDAAGNVLATTVTAYDITADPTMLTPEQLHVTGGPAQAAALLAPILGMDPQALTAALTAKNSKDMYRLLIRQQTPQTWNQISALSAKLADNASRGHCLTENLLAQKAGDTGRVDAACANPLASVFHTRHDKRVYPDGGLAANVLGFVNAEGVGSGGLEQQYEKLLKGTEGKQVYAQANGREVPTAGGQHEQAPVPGSSLRLTLDSDIQWEAQKAISDQVAKSQALGGYVIVQDVTNGKILAMASAPGFDPNDLAHADPAAIGNPALSDAYEPGSVSKLMTMAAVLQQNVATPLTHVTVPGSLPRSDRVFHDDVAHGTEQLTLNGVLAQSSNIGTILAAEHLGSTQQQANQVLYDYLTKFGIGQPSGLGFPGETQGILPTPDKWNGSQQYTIPFGQGLAVNALQTTSVYSTIANGGVRIAPSLVEGTTGPDGRYTPAPAPATTRVVSAQTASSLAAMLQSVVGSELGTGTSAKIPGYLVAGKTGTANRATATGYSGYTASFIGFAPADRPRVTVSCVIQKPVGAHFGGQLCGPVFKQVMEFALKTLQTPPTGAAPANLPVNW; encoded by the coding sequence GTGCTGCGGCTGGGGGAGCCGCGGAAGCGGCTGCGGTTGATGGTGGTCGCGCTCGGGACGGTGTTCGCGCTGTTCTTCGGGCGGCTCGTGCAGATCCAGTTCCTGGACTCCACCGCGCTCGCCGACGAGGCCAGCGCCAACCGCTACGTCACCACCCCGCTCGCGGCCCAGCGCGGCGCGATCACCGACGCCGCGGGCAACGTCCTCGCCACCACCGTCACCGCCTACGACATCACCGCCGACCCGACCATGCTCACCCCCGAGCAGCTGCACGTCACCGGCGGTCCCGCCCAGGCCGCCGCGCTGCTCGCGCCGATCCTGGGCATGGACCCGCAGGCCCTCACGGCCGCGCTGACCGCGAAGAACTCCAAGGACATGTACCGCCTGCTGATCCGTCAGCAGACCCCGCAGACCTGGAACCAGATCAGCGCCCTCAGCGCCAAGCTCGCCGACAACGCCTCCCGGGGCCACTGCCTCACCGAGAACCTGCTCGCGCAGAAGGCCGGCGACACCGGCCGCGTCGACGCCGCCTGCGCCAACCCGCTCGCCTCGGTCTTCCACACCCGCCACGACAAGCGCGTCTACCCCGACGGCGGCCTCGCCGCCAACGTGCTGGGGTTCGTCAACGCCGAGGGCGTCGGCTCCGGAGGCCTTGAGCAGCAGTACGAGAAACTGCTCAAGGGCACCGAAGGCAAGCAGGTGTACGCCCAGGCCAACGGCCGCGAGGTGCCCACGGCCGGCGGCCAGCACGAGCAGGCCCCGGTGCCGGGTTCGAGCCTGCGGCTGACGCTGGACAGCGACATCCAGTGGGAGGCGCAGAAGGCCATCTCCGACCAGGTCGCCAAGAGCCAGGCCCTCGGCGGGTACGTGATCGTGCAGGACGTGACGAACGGCAAGATCCTGGCCATGGCGTCGGCCCCCGGCTTCGACCCCAACGACCTCGCCCACGCCGACCCCGCCGCGATCGGGAACCCCGCCCTCAGCGACGCCTACGAGCCCGGCTCGGTCAGCAAGCTGATGACCATGGCGGCGGTGCTGCAGCAGAACGTCGCGACGCCGCTCACCCACGTCACCGTGCCCGGCTCGCTGCCCAGGTCCGACCGGGTCTTCCACGACGACGTCGCGCACGGCACCGAGCAGCTCACCCTCAACGGCGTGCTCGCGCAGTCCTCCAACATCGGCACCATCCTCGCCGCCGAGCATCTGGGCAGCACCCAGCAGCAGGCGAACCAGGTCCTCTACGACTACCTGACCAAGTTCGGCATCGGACAGCCCTCAGGGCTCGGGTTCCCCGGGGAGACCCAGGGCATTCTGCCCACCCCCGACAAGTGGAACGGCTCGCAGCAGTACACCATCCCCTTCGGCCAGGGCCTGGCCGTCAACGCGCTGCAGACCACCTCGGTGTACTCGACCATCGCCAACGGTGGGGTCAGGATCGCGCCGAGTCTGGTCGAGGGGACCACCGGACCCGACGGCCGGTACACGCCCGCGCCCGCGCCCGCGACCACCCGCGTGGTCAGCGCGCAGACCGCGTCCTCGCTGGCGGCGATGCTCCAGTCCGTCGTCGGCAGCGAGCTGGGGACCGGCACCAGCGCGAAGATCCCCGGCTATCTCGTCGCGGGGAAGACCGGCACGGCCAACCGGGCGACCGCCACCGGCTACAGCGGCTACACCGCCTCCTTCATCGGCTTCGCTCCCGCCGACCGGCCCAGGGTCACCGTCTCCTGCGTGATCCAGAAGCCGGTGGGCGCGCACTTCGGCGGTCAGCTGTGCGGGCCGGTCTTCAAGCAGGTCATGGAGTTCGCACTGAAGACCCTGCAGACTCCCCCCACCGGCGCGGCCCCGGCGAACCTGCCGGTGAACTGGTGA
- a CDS encoding UDP-N-acetylmuramoyl-L-alanyl-D-glutamate--2,6-diaminopimelate ligase: MNGTNGGMHMVTDSPLGPESTGTGNLTAVPHRDQPSLRPRTTAGLPLAQVGAQLGLSVEGPEVTVTGITHDSRAVRPGDVYAALPGANAHGADFAAQAVAAGAVALLTDETGAERAADCGVPLLVVPQPRGRIGELAAAIYGRAAEQLLTIGVTGTSGKTTTAYLIEGALRGAGHTPGLLGTVEMRVGEQRIKSERTTPEATDLHAVLAMMREAGADAVAMEVSSHALVFGRVDGVVYDVAVFNNLTPEHLDFHPDMDDYYRAKAALFTTRRSRVGVVNIDDRWGRRLAGEAEVPVVTYSAEGEPTADWRAEQVQLGHAGSHFRVVGPDGQAADAASPLPGPFNVANALAAIAAAVTAGLPLEAAVAGVAAVPGVPGRMEQVDAGQPYLAVVDYAHKPDALQGALRSLREVTKGQVHVVVGCGGDRDPFKRGPMGAIAARYADTAVLTSDNPRSEDPLAILAAMLAGAVEVPETERAAVLVEPDRARAIAAAVARAHAGDSILVAGKGHEVGQYAKGEVRPFDDRVVLREAINAGAAGTVTEPTRDIEE, encoded by the coding sequence ATGAACGGCACGAACGGCGGCATGCACATGGTGACCGACTCCCCACTTGGCCCCGAGAGCACCGGTACGGGTAACCTCACCGCCGTGCCCCATCGTGATCAGCCCTCGCTCCGCCCCCGCACCACCGCCGGGCTTCCGCTCGCCCAGGTCGGGGCGCAGCTCGGGCTGAGCGTCGAGGGCCCCGAGGTCACGGTCACCGGGATCACCCACGACTCGCGCGCAGTCCGTCCGGGCGACGTCTACGCGGCCCTGCCGGGCGCCAACGCGCACGGCGCGGACTTCGCCGCCCAGGCCGTCGCGGCCGGCGCCGTCGCCCTGCTCACCGACGAGACCGGCGCCGAGCGCGCCGCAGACTGCGGCGTCCCGCTGCTCGTCGTGCCGCAGCCGCGCGGCAGGATCGGCGAGCTGGCCGCCGCGATCTACGGCCGCGCCGCCGAGCAGCTGCTCACCATCGGCGTCACCGGAACCAGCGGCAAGACCACCACCGCCTATCTGATCGAGGGCGCGCTGCGCGGCGCGGGCCACACGCCCGGTCTGCTCGGCACCGTCGAGATGCGGGTGGGCGAGCAGCGGATCAAGAGCGAGCGGACCACCCCCGAGGCCACCGACCTGCACGCGGTCCTCGCGATGATGCGTGAGGCGGGCGCGGACGCGGTCGCCATGGAGGTCTCCAGCCACGCCCTGGTCTTCGGCCGGGTCGACGGCGTGGTCTACGACGTCGCGGTCTTCAACAACCTGACCCCGGAGCACCTCGACTTCCACCCCGACATGGACGACTACTACCGGGCCAAGGCCGCGCTGTTCACGACGCGCCGCTCCCGTGTGGGCGTGGTCAACATCGACGACCGCTGGGGCCGCAGGCTGGCCGGCGAGGCCGAGGTGCCGGTCGTCACCTACTCCGCGGAGGGCGAGCCGACCGCCGACTGGCGCGCCGAGCAGGTCCAGCTGGGACACGCGGGTTCGCACTTCCGCGTGGTCGGCCCCGACGGCCAGGCCGCCGACGCGGCCTCGCCCCTGCCCGGACCGTTCAACGTCGCCAACGCGCTGGCCGCCATCGCCGCCGCCGTCACCGCGGGGCTGCCGCTGGAGGCGGCCGTCGCCGGGGTCGCGGCCGTGCCGGGCGTGCCGGGGCGGATGGAGCAGGTCGACGCCGGACAGCCCTACCTCGCCGTGGTCGACTACGCGCACAAGCCGGACGCCCTCCAGGGCGCGCTGCGCTCGCTGCGCGAGGTCACCAAGGGACAGGTGCACGTCGTGGTCGGCTGCGGCGGGGACCGGGACCCCTTCAAGCGCGGCCCGATGGGCGCCATCGCCGCCCGCTACGCCGACACCGCCGTGCTGACCAGCGACAACCCGCGGTCCGAGGATCCGCTGGCGATCCTCGCCGCGATGCTCGCCGGGGCCGTCGAGGTGCCGGAGACCGAGCGCGCCGCGGTGCTCGTCGAGCCCGACCGGGCCCGCGCCATCGCGGCCGCGGTGGCCAGGGCCCACGCGGGCGACTCGATCCTGGTGGCCGGCAAGGGGCATGAGGTCGGTCAGTACGCCAAGGGCGAGGTCCGGCCCTTCGACGACCGCGTCGTGCTGCGCGAAGCCATCAACGCCGGCGCCGCCGGCACCGTGACCGAACCGACCAGGGACATCGAGGAGTAG
- a CDS encoding DUF58 domain-containing protein: MPPTERRAEGTLRQALGGLTTRGRCFLAAGLTAVFCSYLLGQFALMRVGLLLAALPLFSVALLVRTRYRVASGRRLSPSRTPAGQEARVHLRVDNVSRVPTGLLMLEDRVPYVLGPRPRFVLDRVEPRGHREVSYRVRSDLRGRYPLGPLQLRLGDPFGLCELTRSFTASDLLTVVPQVQSLPPVKLTGEWAGFGDSQARAVALAGEDDVVPREYRHGDDLRRVHWRSTAKYGELMVRREEQPLRHHATVLLDTRSRGHRGSGPASSFEWAVSAAASIALHLLQLGYEVRLLTDTGEQVTAAGALSAGGSATEAAGLLLDQLAVVEFSDGSGLSRAEEVLRLGGEGLLVAILGSLDEEKLAELSRLRRRSGSAVALLLDTDSWTLLRGIGGAANGGSGNGSGAGQGHEHGNGQTGAAGAGSGNGSAGEEPVDARERHQRLLREAGWRVLPAQSGDSLPELWRLLGRAGGAGAGSRPPRHPATTPATATTDGRSTATRTTDGGS; the protein is encoded by the coding sequence GTGCCGCCGACCGAACGGCGGGCGGAGGGGACGCTGCGACAGGCTCTGGGAGGGCTGACGACGCGCGGCCGCTGCTTCCTGGCCGCGGGGCTGACCGCCGTCTTCTGCTCCTACCTGCTCGGCCAGTTCGCGCTGATGCGGGTCGGCCTGCTGCTGGCGGCGCTGCCGCTGTTCAGCGTCGCGCTGCTGGTCCGCACCCGCTACCGGGTGGCCAGCGGGCGGCGACTGTCGCCCTCGCGCACCCCGGCCGGCCAGGAGGCACGGGTCCACCTGCGGGTCGACAACGTCTCGCGGGTGCCCACCGGGCTGCTGATGCTGGAGGACCGCGTCCCCTACGTGCTGGGCCCGCGTCCGCGCTTCGTGCTGGACAGGGTCGAGCCGCGCGGACACCGGGAGGTGTCCTACCGGGTCCGCTCCGACCTGCGCGGACGCTACCCGCTCGGGCCGCTGCAGCTGCGGCTGGGCGACCCGTTCGGGCTCTGCGAGCTGACCCGCTCGTTCACCGCCTCCGACCTGCTCACGGTCGTCCCGCAGGTGCAGTCGCTGCCGCCGGTCAAGCTGACCGGCGAGTGGGCGGGCTTCGGCGACAGCCAGGCCCGCGCGGTGGCGCTGGCCGGCGAGGACGACGTGGTGCCGCGCGAGTACCGGCACGGCGACGACCTGCGCCGGGTGCACTGGCGTTCCACCGCCAAGTACGGCGAGCTGATGGTGCGCCGCGAGGAGCAGCCGCTGCGTCACCACGCCACGGTGCTGCTGGACACCCGCAGCCGCGGGCACCGCGGCTCGGGCCCGGCCTCCTCCTTCGAGTGGGCGGTCAGCGCCGCCGCGTCGATCGCGCTGCACCTGCTGCAGCTCGGCTACGAGGTGCGGCTGCTGACCGACACCGGCGAGCAGGTGACCGCCGCCGGGGCGCTGAGCGCGGGCGGCAGCGCCACCGAGGCGGCCGGTCTGCTGCTGGACCAGCTGGCCGTGGTCGAGTTCTCCGATGGCTCGGGTCTCTCCCGGGCGGAGGAGGTGCTGCGCCTGGGCGGCGAGGGCCTGCTGGTGGCGATCCTGGGCAGTCTGGACGAAGAGAAGCTGGCCGAGCTGTCCCGGCTGCGGCGCCGCTCGGGCTCCGCCGTGGCGCTGCTGCTCGACACCGACAGCTGGACGCTGCTGCGCGGCATCGGCGGCGCGGCCAACGGCGGCTCCGGCAACGGGAGCGGCGCCGGCCAGGGTCACGAGCACGGCAACGGCCAGACGGGCGCCGCGGGCGCCGGATCGGGGAACGGCTCGGCCGGCGAGGAGCCGGTCGACGCGCGCGAGCGGCACCAGCGGCTGCTGCGCGAGGCCGGCTGGCGGGTGCTGCCCGCCCAGTCCGGCGACTCGCTGCCCGAGCTGTGGCGGCTGCTCGGCCGCGCCGGCGGCGCGGGCGCGGGCTCCCGCCCGCCCCGCCACCCGGCCACGACGCCGGCCACCGCCACGACGGACGGCCGGAGCACCGCCACGCGCACGACCGACGGGGGATCGTGA
- a CDS encoding AAA family ATPase: MTTFDNRSGVDQQVDQHAETLPHGPSGTPLAELDAVVGRIRASVESVLEGKPEAVHLALTVLLAEGHLLIEDVPGVGKTMLAKALARSIDCTVRRIQFTPDLLPSDITGTSVFEQNRREFEFKPGAIFAQIVVGDEINRASPKTQSALLESMEERQVTVDGVSYQLPAPFMVVATQNPIEMEGTYPLPEAQRDRFMARISIGYPSAEAELQMLDVHGGASPISTLQPVAHTDDVLKLIEVVRRVHVAEDLRRYAVALVAATRTTPELRLGASPRATLHLLRAARAAAALDGRNYVIPDDLQRLAVPVLAHRVLPTAETQLGRRTSEDVVADIVRALPIPQPTRGR; the protein is encoded by the coding sequence GTGACGACCTTCGACAATCGCAGCGGTGTCGACCAGCAAGTCGACCAGCACGCGGAGACCCTCCCGCACGGGCCGTCCGGAACGCCGCTGGCCGAGCTCGACGCGGTGGTGGGCCGGATCCGCGCGTCGGTCGAGAGCGTGCTGGAGGGCAAGCCCGAGGCCGTGCACCTGGCGCTCACCGTGCTGCTCGCCGAGGGCCATCTGCTGATCGAGGACGTGCCGGGCGTCGGCAAGACCATGCTCGCCAAGGCTCTCGCGCGGTCCATCGACTGCACCGTGCGACGGATCCAGTTCACGCCCGACCTGCTGCCCTCGGACATCACCGGCACCAGCGTCTTCGAGCAGAACCGCAGGGAGTTCGAGTTCAAGCCCGGCGCGATCTTCGCGCAGATCGTGGTCGGGGACGAGATCAACCGCGCCTCCCCGAAGACCCAGTCCGCCCTGCTGGAGTCGATGGAGGAGCGCCAGGTCACCGTCGACGGCGTCAGCTACCAGCTGCCCGCGCCGTTCATGGTGGTCGCGACGCAGAACCCCATCGAGATGGAGGGCACCTACCCGCTGCCCGAGGCCCAGCGCGACCGTTTCATGGCCCGCATCTCCATCGGGTACCCGAGCGCCGAGGCCGAACTGCAGATGCTCGACGTGCACGGCGGCGCCTCCCCCATCTCGACGCTGCAGCCGGTCGCGCACACCGACGACGTGCTCAAGCTGATCGAGGTGGTCCGCCGGGTCCACGTCGCCGAGGATCTGCGCCGCTACGCGGTCGCCCTGGTCGCCGCCACCCGCACCACCCCCGAGCTGCGTCTGGGGGCTTCGCCCCGCGCGACGCTGCACCTGCTGCGCGCCGCCCGCGCCGCCGCCGCCCTGGACGGCCGCAACTACGTCATCCCCGACGACCTGCAGCGCCTGGCCGTCCCCGTGCTGGCGCACCGTGTGCTGCCGACCGCGGAGACCCAGCTGGGCCGGCGCACCTCCGAGGACGTCGTCGCGGACATCGTCCGCGCCCTTCCCATTCCGCAGCCCACCCGGGGGCGCTGA
- a CDS encoding FtsB/FtsL family cell division protein — protein sequence MAVGRGGAGRSAKAGRGPFALLVMVLLATGLIALLMLNTALSQGGFTVSKLQRQTTSLQNERQGLQQQIDGWSAPDALAARARGLGMVPSGNPAFLTDNGRTLGAPSPLPAAPSPTASPSASAPSSPHPSTPTAMPATQPSGH from the coding sequence GTGGCAGTCGGGAGGGGAGGCGCGGGTCGCTCCGCGAAGGCGGGGCGGGGGCCGTTCGCGCTGCTGGTGATGGTGCTGCTGGCCACCGGCCTGATCGCGCTGCTGATGCTGAACACGGCGCTGAGCCAGGGCGGGTTCACGGTCTCGAAGCTCCAGCGGCAGACGACGTCCCTGCAGAACGAGCGGCAGGGCCTGCAGCAGCAGATCGACGGCTGGTCCGCGCCGGACGCGCTCGCCGCGCGGGCCCGGGGCCTCGGCATGGTGCCGAGCGGCAACCCGGCCTTCCTGACGGACAACGGCAGGACCCTGGGCGCCCCCTCCCCGCTCCCCGCCGCACCGTCCCCGACGGCTTCGCCCTCGGCCTCGGCCCCCTCCTCGCCGCACCCGAGCACTCCGACGGCCATGCCCGCGACCCAGCCCTCCGGCCACTGA